The Natator depressus isolate rNatDep1 chromosome 25, rNatDep2.hap1, whole genome shotgun sequence genome includes the window CCGATAAGGCTCATGTTCACTTCCTTGGGGAGTAGGGCAGGTGGATTGATCAGCATCCTTTCGGGAAAGGTTCCCTGCCCCCGTAGCCCTTTCATAGGGCACCCGTCAATGAAAATATTCCCTAGCCAGTCTCTCAGCCCCCTACCCTGGGCCTCAGACTCCACCCAGGGCACTAAGCAAAGCCTACTAGCAGGTGACGGCACTGACAGAATGGGCAGCAGCCACCCCTCTGGCCAGGCACCATCACCCCTCCCTGCTTTGAGCCTGCATTCTGCACTATTCAGACACTGAGCTCATGCAGGCTAATAACGGGGAGAGGCTCCATATGTGGCTTTATTGCTCTACCATGATGAAAATGCCAAATTTACCAAATCACAGGGATTTCACTCCCACCACCTTTCCTTTCATTCTCACGGGGCCACTCTGGCTAGTCCAGGAATCAAGTCACTctcccagagcagggggcagtACTGAAGCATGTTGTcagggctgctggaagccagtcACATGTTGGCTCTCTCCCTCTGCAGCCGGGAGTTGTATGCTCGTGAGACTGTGTTCCAGGCGTCCATGTACCGGTCCATACACATGGCAATACACTTCTGAAATAGAATAATAATGCTTTTTCACTCTTCACCCCAGACCCAAATCGCTTTAGCAAGGAGGGCAGGGCTCATTATCCCCAAGTTAGAGATGGGGAATCTGAGTCATGCACAGAGtagatgacttgcccaaggtcgccgAGCAGGCAAgtgacagagctaggaacagaggCCAGATCCAGTGCACTATCTGCCACACCAAAGCAAGCACAAAGCTCAGACAACAGAACATTGCAAGTGCCAGGGCAGCTGGCTAAAGCATGTTACAGGGAGTCCCTGGCCTTCCCTCTCTCCaagtaaccttgggcaaatcatttcctTTCTCAGCAGCTTTTCCCATCATACAGATGAGGATATTcaccttgtaaagtgctttgagagcctcaggGAGATGGCACAAAGCAGCCCAAATCTGAGAATCCACTCTGGGCAACACTGCAAAGATCagcagttccccctcccccaggcacgcTACAGAGActtctgtttgccagcagctgggaatgggcagcagcggatgggatcacttgatgactaacTGTTCTGTTCGTtgcctctagggcacctggcattggccactgttggaagccaggatattgggcttgatggacctttggtctgacccagtatgaagGCTCTTCTGTTCTTATGAGACACGTGGCattacaccagtggttttcaaactgtgggttgcaaCCCAATACTGGGtcgtggaatgtaaggcactgggtcacagtGGCTCTGGTCAGCCCCGCCGactaggctgttaaaagtctggtcagcggtgctgcccGGTTAAGGCagactagtccctacctgttctgacaccgcactgtgccctggaagcggccagcagcacgTCTGGCTCCTAGCTGGGTGGCCACGGGGTTCCGTGCGCTGCCCTCGCGTCCCCTCACGCACTGCCAGGAACTGACCAatgggagcgggggggtggggtggggagatggagACATGGTGCTTGCAGACAAGAGCCCCGCGGCGCCACTTgcacgcctccgcctaggagccggacctacTGCtagctgcttccagggcacagcacgttctgtggtgccaggacagtcaggaagcctgccttaggaccgctgctgaccaggagccacccaagATAaacctgtgccccaatcccctgtcccagacCTGAGCCCCACCTCCGCAAAAACCCAGAGCACCTTCCTgtacccctcatccccagctccaccccagagcctgcacccccagccctgacccagcccaaccccacagccctcacccctgcatcccaagcctatgccccagccctgagcccctctcacactgcaaacccctcacccccagctccactgggtcgccagaaaaaagtTAGAAAACCACTGGATTACACCATCCCATCCTGCTAGCATGTTTAAATTAGACACTTCCCCCACTGAAGTGAGGTGGGCCGCAGTTTTATCACAGTGAGGGCGTGACCTAGCGAGCCGTGCAGCTGCAGGCATGGCCAGGCCTGGCGCCCAGCAAGGGCTGGGCAGGCATCTCCTGGGGGCTGCGCCCGTGCAGCGGAGAACCGCAGGCTCCAGGACACAGCGGCCACGTTCCCGCCGAGCTGGGCCTTCAGGCAGCCTTGGGGGACGCGCGCAAGCAACGCGGGGCCTCTGAGCACGTCCACAGGGCACCGAGAGCCCTGCCACCGGCTCAGGCGCACGGGGCCCAGGCTGCGGGGCTGGACGGTGCggatgttcaggctcgggctggagctcgggctctgtgGCCTTGTGAGGGTCTCAGCCCGATGCGGCCCGAGTGCGGGGAACCAGCCCCAGGGCGCGGCCCCTCACCTGCTCCGAGTTATCCAGCGAGCTCCCCGGCTTCCCGATGCACTTTCGGAAACACTTGTCGGTCATCCTCTGAGGAGAGCGGAGAGCGTCAGAGCCcgggccccagccccggcccgcgGCTCCGGGCGCGCCTgagccccgccccggcccccagcccaccgccccagctccgcccccagagcgccccagcccggccccggcccccagcccgagcccaacCCCCAGGGCGCCCAAGCCCCCAGCCCACCGCCTGAGCACCGCCCCCCAGCacaccaccccagccccgccccccagggcgccgcagcccggcccctccccccaagcactgccccccagcacaccaccccagccccgccctgcgcCCCGGCCCGAGCCCcacgccccagcccagcccctcccccagggcgcCAAGCCCCCAGGccaccaccccagccccgccccccagcccaccgCCCCAGCCCAccgccccagcccggccccgccccccagggcgCCCAAGCCCCCAGGCCACCGCCCGagcactgccccccagcacaccaccccagccccgccccccagcccaccaCCCCCCAGAGCGCCCAGCCCGGTCCCTccccccaagcactgccccccagcacaccaccccagccccagcccgagccccacgccccagcccagcccctcagcccgccgcccccccagcccctcccccagggcgcCCAAGCCCCCAGCCCACCACCCCAGCCCCGGCCCGAGCCCcacgccccagccccgccccgccccacctgcagcagctcctgcGCGTTGGCCACGGCGATCTGCACCTTCACCTGCTCCATGATAAGCCCCGGGTCCAGCTTCCCCCCCGCGGCCCCGAACTCGGAGCCGAACCCGCCCTCCATCCCCGCACCGCGGCCTGCCCGCCGCGCCGCCCGGAACTGAAGAGCCCGCGCGGGGCACCACGGGACGAGCAGGCCGCCGGGCCTACAACTCCCAGCACGCACCGCGCTACGGCTGCCGCCCGAGGCATCACGGGACAGAGGGCGTGGCCTACGTTGTGCCCGGCGGGCCGGAGGCCGCGCGACCTCGAGAGATTCGCCGGGCGCGGGGCCGGCGCCCCTGAGTCCCCGCGCCGCAGCGCCCCCTGGCAGCCCCAGGGTCGCCCCCCGGACGGCGAAGCGGGCAGGCGCCGCCAGTAGCAAAGGGCGGCGAGAGGCGGCTCCGCGCTCCCAGCCGGGGGTTCGGGGCGCTGCCCCggcgggagcggggggagggggcgatttGGAGGGTTCATCGGGGGACGTAACACGTGATGCTCAGGCCGCCATGAGGCGGGGCGGGGCcagatgacctctccaggtcccttctagtcctgtgGGTCCATGGCGTCTTCTTGTCAGCTgcgctgcagggctaaggcagggctCCCGGCAGCAACGGCATGGGCCCCGCCCCAAGTCTGCGGCTCCCGTGGGAACAGCctctgcagacagggcagcgcaGAGCCGCCTGGTTGCCCCTCAGTGTaggaggcgggggggtgggggatatgCCACTGCTTTGGGGAGCAGCTTGAGATAAGTACCACCCTGAGTCTGCATCTCTGCCCCACCCAATCCccctctgaccccccccagcccagatccccctcgtgcaccccaaacccttcagccTCAGCcagttctcaccccccccacacacacactccaacccccagcccaaagccccctcctgcaccccaaacccttcagccTCAGCCAGTCTTCACCCCCCggcagagtcctcaccccccccacacactccaactccctgccccagcccttctgcaccctgagccccattccccacaccagagccctcactcccagtccaccctcctgccccagcccagagccccctcccacatcttgaacccctcatttctggccccaccctgaacccacacccccagcccagagcctgtactgcctcacacactccaaccctctgtctcagcccagagccccctcccataatCTGAATGTGCTAGCTCCaccccctagcccagagcccccctcccacatcctgaactcctatttctggccccaccccagcacccccagccagagccctcagcccctcccacacaccaaacccctGAGCCAGGCTGCTGAAAACAAGCAACTGTGTGAGAGTGTGGAAAGTGAGTAACAGAGGGAGGGGgtatggagtgagtgggggtggggcctcagaggtggggtagggggtggggaaagggtgttCAATTTTGTGCAAGTACAAAATTTGCAACCCtatccaggacaatcctggaggattaGCAACCCTAGGGAGATGAAAGGCACTAAAACTGTTGTCTCCTGTCCTCCAGATCAGGCTAGGGGAGCATCCCACCTGTGTCAAAGATTTGAGACAGAGAACAAAGCAGCCCAGTTTtgtcatcatccccattttacagatgggaaactgaggcacagaaaaatatCTTGCAGGCCAgcggcagagctgagaatagaccCAAGTCTCCTATGTCCCATGGTCCAATAACGAGGAAATGTTGCTCTGAACAGAAACTACACTAATTCAGATAGGAGTTGTGATTTGTCAGTCTTCCCACTTATAAAAGAGAGATTTTTCTAACTCCCGGAGGAAGAATAGTTGATCAGGTAATGCTCATAAAATGCTTTGGGGGTGCCAAGTACTAAGTGTTTACTATAAATAGTAAATGGTAACGGTGAGAAAAGCTGGGCTAATTGTACAGGCAGAGGTCCTCTAAAGGGCCCACACTGCCAGTAAACAATAGTGACATTGAGTAGAGAAAGCAGCCAATAGAAGTGTAAACCAATGCCTAAAACCAGTTGGCTTGGGTGGTCTCAATCACCGGCTGGAAATCTAACTCAGGTTGGTAGTGACCAAAGGCTGCAttagaactagggctgtcaattaactgCATTTAATtcaagcaattaactcaaaacaaattaatttgatttttaaaaattacaattaattccagttttaattgcactgttaaacaatagaataccaatttaaaattattattatcatttttgcatgtttatctacattttcaaatatattgatttcaattacaacacagaatacaaagcatggaaggaaggaagggagggatagctcagtggtttgagcattggcctgctaaacccagggttgtgagctcaatccttgagggggccatttagggatctggggcaaaaagtggggattggtcctgctttgagaagggggttggactagatgactacctgaggtcccttccaaccctgatattctatgaaaatgtaaagtgttcactttatattattacttttgattattttttttatagtgcaaatatatgtaatcaaaggaaatggtatttttcaattcacctcataccagtactgtagtgcaacttacaaatgaagatttttgttacataactgcacttaaaaacaatgtaaaactttagagcctgcaagtccactcagtcctactttttgttcagccaatctctagaacaaacaagtttgtttacattaaagggagataatgctgctcgcttatttacaatgtcacttgaaagtgagaaaaggcattcatacagcacttttcaaaatgtagaaaacacccaaaatatttaaataaatggtattctattattaacagtgcaattaaaattatcacttaaaaaaaactcagtgaatttttttaatagtttgacagccctaattaaaacatGAGCTGCCAATGATTCCCCCCTTTTTGGTCATCAGAAGGAAGCCAATAGAAACAATCCCTCCAGAACAGGGTGGAGACACTGCACAAAAtccagtggggtcaggatttcctGAAAtgagggaaagggaggtggaAGTTTGCACTGCTACTATTGCCCAGGCTCTTCCTTTGCTTTCCTTAGCAGAATACAGCTATTAGGGTTATAATGCCACTTCCTAAGTGCTAAATTTACTCAAAGTAAAAGAAAATGGAAGCCAGATGCCAGAGTAGAAAAGGGCTCATTTATCCCTGCACCACACCGTAGAGGATAACATATTGCACTGATATCCTCTCTTGTTTACGTGAGGATAACACCCAGTTATGACACACAAGGCAGCCTTTGCATggggtttgttttaaacaaaagaagGTACGAgataaaattcaaaacatttattGGAGTGTGTTGTACAAAAAAAGTTTCCAGTCAGAAAATGTATATTACAAATCATGGAAAGAGACATTTGGCATGCATATTCTTAAATCAAAAAATTGTGAAATGATAAAGTCTAGATCTTTGTGTAGTTTTCATATGCTCCACACCATCATTTTCTATTTCTCTCTTCTTCAATTAGCAGATTTTTTTCATaattacttatttaaaaaaatcaataagccATTATCAAAGAGCTCTTTTACAGCAACTTTCCCAAGGAAATGTCAATCAAGGTGAGCAGTGGCCTAGACCTGGAGCTACTGAAAAGGCTTTGGTAAAAAATTACAGTTCATCACTGTTACGAAAATAGAGTTCAAACAAGACAGTATCATTTTGTCCAAATGTAAAGCCTCTTGGCttaaactttgtttaaaatagcTTATTGCTTGCAATATTAGTGTAACAATCTGGGTATCTGAAAAACAGCAGAATGTCTGTCCGACCCAGCAGACATCATCATGTAGACTACATCAAATCTACATGAACTCATGACTATAAATTCTTCGAAATTCAATAGaagacatttttcttttactatACCCAAAGTCAATACAGTGCATTGTGCTTCTTTGAACTAATTCTCTCAAAAGTAAGcatcttttttttcctctagACGTTAGCATTTCAAGAAAGGCATTAtgtttacaaataataattgaaaGTAAATATGGGTTTATATAAAAATCacctttaaattattttaaagctaAGCATATTTAAGGGCA containing:
- the TIMM13 gene encoding mitochondrial import inner membrane translocase subunit Tim13; the encoded protein is MEGGFGSEFGAAGGKLDPGLIMEQVKVQIAVANAQELLQRMTDKCFRKCIGKPGSSLDNSEQKCIAMCMDRYMDAWNTVSRAYNSRLQRERANM